Genomic window (Acinetobacter sp. WCHAc010034):
TAATGCTTTAGCAATAAAGGCAGCATCACCATTCGATTCATCAATACATGCTTGTAAGTAAGCCTGCATATCCTCTTCTGTTTTGAGGTGCTCTGCACTATCCCACTTACGAAGTTTAATAGCCATTTATAGTTCCTCCTCTACGTCTTTTGCTAACTTCAAGGCGAGTTTTATATCTTTACTTTGAGTGGTTTTATCACCACCTGCTAATAAAATAATGACTCTTTGCCCTTGTTGGCAGTAATAAACTCTATAACCAGGACCAAAAAAGAAGCGTAGTTCTGAAACAC
Coding sequences:
- a CDS encoding type II toxin-antitoxin system RelE/ParE family toxin; amino-acid sequence: MYSIYTTEVFDDWFDKLKDQQAKRRIQVRIDRVEDGNFGDTEPVGEGVSELRFFFGPGYRVYYCQQGQRVIILLAGGDKTTQSKDIKLALKLAKDVEEEL